A genomic stretch from Setaria italica strain Yugu1 chromosome VII, Setaria_italica_v2.0, whole genome shotgun sequence includes:
- the LOC101774924 gene encoding probable metal-nicotianamine transporter YSL6 — MGSEAEITGPLLAAGGGGGGAPGAEPEAVPPWREQVTARGLAVSAVLGVLFCLITHKLNLTVGIIPSLNVAAGLLGYFLVRTWTAALEKLGVVSRPFTKQENTVIQTCVVACYGLAFSGGFGSYMLAMDQRTYELIGPDYPGNRAVDVKNPSLGWMIGFMFVVSFLGLFSLVALRKVMVIDYKLTYPSGTATAMLINSFHTSTGAELADKQVRCLGKYLSISFIWNCFKWFFSGVGDSCGFDKFPSLGLEAFKNTFYFDFSPTYIGCGLICPHIVNCSTLLGAIISWGFLWPYISTKAGDWYPANLGSNDFKGLYGYKVFISVSVILGDGLYNLIKIIYATIKEIMNARAKQGRLPLGRVQDDDEGSKLSAEEKFLNETFIKDSIPPWLAGSGYVGLAAISTATVPMIFPQIKWYLVLSAYVVAPLLAFCNSYGTGLTDWNLASTYGKIGLFIFASWVGQNGGVIAGLAACGVMMSIVSTAADLMQDFKTGYLTLSSPRSMFVSQLIGTALGCVIAPLTFWLYWSAFDIGNPDGPFKAPYAVIFREMSILGVEGFSALPQHCLAICSFFFIASLVINLLRDVTPKNVSRFIPIPMAMAIPFYIGAYFAIDMFVGTVILFVWERMNRKECEDFAGAVASGLICGDGIWTVPSAILSILRIDPPICMYFKPSLAS, encoded by the exons ATGGGCTCGGAGGCGGAGATCACGGGCCCGCTcctcgcggccggcggcggcgggggcggcgcgccggGGGCGGAGCCGGAGGCGGTGCCGCCGTGGCGGGAGCAGGTGACGGCGCGGGGGCTGGCGGTCAGCGCGGTCCTCGGGGTGCTCTTCTGCCTCATCACGCACAAGCTCAACCTCACCGTCGGGATCATCCCCTCGCTCAACGTCGCCGCGGGGCTGCTCGGATACTTCCTCGTCCGCACCTGGACCGCCGCGCTCGAGAAGCTCGGCGTCGTCTCCAGGCCCTTCACCAAGCAGGAGAACACCGTCATCCAGACCTGCGTCGTCGCATGCTACGGCCTCGCCTTCAGCG GGGGGTTTGGAAGTTATATGCTCGCGATGGATCAGAGAACCTACGAGCTTATCGGGCCAGATTATCCTGGTAACAGGGCCGTGGATGTCAAGAATCCTTCACTAGGTTGGATGATTGGGTTCATGTTTGTCGTTAGCTTCCTTGGACTATTTAGTCTTGTTGCATTACGCAAG GTAATGGTAATTGATTACAAGCTGACCTATCCCAGCGGGACAGCCACAGCTATGTTGATAAATAGCTTCCACACGTCCACCGGAGCTGAACTTGCAGA CAAACAAGTTAGGTGTCTCGGGAAGTATTTAAGCATCAGTTTTATTTGGAACTGCTTTAAATGGTTCTTCAGTGGTGTTGGAGATTCTTGTGGTTTCGATAAATTCCCTTCTTTGGGACTTGAAGCATTTAAGAATAC GTTTTATTTTGACTTCAGTCCAACCTACATTGGATGCGGTCTTATTTGTCCACACATTGTTAACTGCTCTACACTTCTTGGTGCCATCATATCGTGGGGTTTCCTTTGGccatatatatcaacaaaagcTGGGGACTGGTATCCAGCTAACCTAGGAAGCAATGACTTCAAAGGACTTTATGGATACAAG GTTTTTATATCTGTATCTGTGATACTTGGGGATGGTCTCTATAATCTCATCAAGATCATTTATGCTACTATCAAGGAAATAATGAATGCACGGGCGAAGCAAGGAAGACTTCCACTTGGCCGGGTTCAGGATG ATGATGAAGGTTCTAAATTATCAGCTGAAGAAAAGTTTCTGAATGAGACATTCATAAAGGACAGTATCCCTCCCTGGTTGGCAGGATCTGGTTATGTTGGCCTTGCAGCAATATCAACTGCAACTGTCCCAATGATCTTCCCACAGATCAAGTGGTACCTTGTCCTCTCAGCATACGTTGTTGCTCCCCTACTCGCTTTCTGCAACTCGTATGGCACTGGTCTAACAGACTGGAACCTTGCATCAACATATGGAAAGATTGGCCTCTTTATTTTTGCTTCATGGGTTGGTCAGAATGGTGGGGTGATTGCTGGCTTAGCTGCCTGCGGTGTTATGATGTCCATCGTTTCCACAGCAGCTGATCTCATGCAGGACTTCAAGACTGGGTACCTTACACTCTCTTCACCTAGGTCCATGTTTGTGTCACAGTTGATCGGGACCGCTCTTGGCTGTGTCATTGCTCCACTCACGTTTTGGCTTTACTGGTCGGCTTTTGATATTGGCAACCCTGATGGTCCCTTCAAAGCTCCATATGCTGTGATCTTCCGTGAGATGTCGATTCTTGGCGTCGAAGGGTTCTCTGCGCTGCCCCAACACTGCCTAGCAATCTGCTCATTTTTCTTCATCGCGTCCCTAGTGATCAACCTCCTCCGGGATGTAACACCAAAGAATGTGTCCAGATTCATTCCCATCCCGATGGCCATGGCCATTCCCTTCTACATTGGCGCGTACTTCGCCATCGACATGTTTGTTGGGACGGTCATCCTTTTCGTCTGGGAGAGGATGAACCGCAAGGAGTGTGAAGATTTTGCCGGTGCAGTTGCTTCAGGCTTGATCTGTGGTGATGGGATCTGGACCGTTCCTTCTGCGATTCTGTCAATCCTTCGGATCGACCCACCAATCTGCATGTACTTCAAGCCATCCCTTGCCAGCTAA